The following proteins are co-located in the Acidicapsa acidisoli genome:
- a CDS encoding MFS transporter: protein MDSKSGRSPGASPARGLAAFASRDFRRYQTARMAVIIGAEAQTVAVAWQVYSITHRALDLGYTGLALFLPGLFFLLPAGHVADRYDRRQIILLCYSLQIVCTSALLAIAVLGLRDVRLIYSVLFLIGTGRSFSGPASSALIPHLVPEGHFVNAVTWGAAIFQLANIGGPALGGILFTLPLSHWMGGVLAGAGVVYIATLCSLVTFLVLIGSLSVRLGRMEHRDISLKVVFAGFQYVRRSPILLGSFSLDLFVVLLGGATALMPIFAQEILHTGPKGLGMLRAAPAMGALAVSLTLARFPLRNKAGLRLFIGVGLFGLATIGFGLARNLSLSLMALAIAGAADMVSVVIRSSVLQLATPPEMRGRVSAVNSMFLGASNELGEFESGVTAQWLGAVRATVAGGVGALMVTGLWAVLFPQLRDADELTAKALRQDLRSEGGEKLLSATSD, encoded by the coding sequence ATGGACTCGAAATCTGGAAGATCGCCTGGCGCTTCTCCAGCAAGGGGCCTTGCGGCCTTCGCCTCGCGCGACTTTCGACGATACCAGACGGCTCGAATGGCTGTGATTATCGGCGCTGAGGCGCAGACAGTGGCCGTCGCGTGGCAGGTTTATTCGATCACCCATCGAGCGTTGGATCTGGGCTACACCGGGCTGGCGCTGTTCCTGCCGGGTCTTTTTTTTCTGCTGCCTGCGGGGCATGTAGCGGATCGCTACGACCGCAGGCAGATCATTTTACTTTGTTACTCGTTGCAGATCGTTTGCACTTCCGCCCTGCTGGCCATTGCTGTCCTGGGACTGCGGGATGTCCGGCTGATCTACAGCGTCCTGTTCCTCATAGGGACGGGGAGATCCTTTTCCGGCCCGGCGAGCTCGGCTCTCATTCCGCACTTGGTGCCGGAGGGGCATTTCGTCAACGCCGTGACCTGGGGCGCTGCGATCTTTCAGTTAGCCAATATCGGCGGGCCGGCCCTTGGCGGAATTCTTTTTACACTGCCTCTCTCGCACTGGATGGGCGGAGTGCTGGCGGGTGCGGGGGTTGTGTATATCGCGACGCTCTGTTCGCTGGTGACTTTTCTTGTGCTCATTGGCTCGCTTTCCGTTCGCCTGGGGCGGATGGAGCACCGGGACATTTCTCTGAAAGTGGTCTTTGCCGGCTTCCAGTATGTGCGCCGGTCACCGATTCTGCTCGGTTCGTTTTCGCTGGACTTGTTCGTGGTGTTGCTGGGTGGGGCGACGGCGCTGATGCCAATCTTTGCGCAGGAAATACTGCATACGGGGCCAAAGGGACTGGGGATGCTGCGCGCGGCTCCGGCGATGGGCGCGCTGGCCGTCTCGCTCACTTTGGCGCGGTTTCCACTCCGCAATAAGGCCGGCTTGCGGCTGTTTATCGGCGTGGGGCTGTTTGGGCTGGCCACGATCGGCTTTGGGCTTGCGCGTAACCTGTCGCTGAGTCTGATGGCTTTGGCGATTGCCGGAGCGGCCGACATGGTCAGCGTTGTGATCCGCAGCTCCGTCCTGCAATTGGCTACGCCGCCGGAGATGCGAGGCCGGGTAAGCGCGGTGAATTCGATGTTTCTGGGCGCCTCGAATGAACTTGGGGAATTTGAGAGCGGAGTTACGGCGCAGTGGCTGGGCGCCGTGCGCGCTACCGTCGCCGGTGGGGTCGGGGCGCTGATGGTTACAGGGCTGTGGGCCGTCTTGTTTCCGCAGCTTCGAGACGCGGATGAGTTGACGGCAAAGGCGCTGCGCCAGGATTTGCGGTCGGAGGGCGGAGAAAAGCTGCTGTCTGCGACCTCAGACTAG